The following coding sequences are from one Lasioglossum baleicum chromosome 18, iyLasBale1, whole genome shotgun sequence window:
- the Epg5 gene encoding ectopic P-granules autophagy protein 5 isoform X1, translating to MELVKREKKVKKIKQLTIDDDIPEAPTLEGFECLLGESPTNYPKGEGIENMESELHFAANDSETYDQENSALTVECNLQVALNEDIIIASAPLEVNINKNKEETKTSISTVKLENITSQSQLDNNEAATSDLSKSTLTTSNLKSVDHGNQTREETKLLTDTVDSAQITSDEVKPFTASQLASLYDNQELGLVDMFISEFIEAQLKSNAIRQQHRLHELLMKYLRVRNHLIVNSHELSTLKKKCRETQKQLWCINTSHVIIAGECQDGNPVNATHEYPTSHFNKQALQSLSRTLTTIKEMLYNTQALYSYEAELLRLQIEHYVQSVCVSCREFTNISQNAPVSLATVQTPSPIIPQLVEIRMCITTLFYFQRKLLKDRKFVIDTRQWLTKLIAILLRVANWQDHLFLLNHILRCPGGVMNWARSYVQIPAPRECSKSNASPLNDPYLDHIVATLAVILLPIKERDTFLEQVQNSLQDTEYTPDDTVWVLLDQEGEEDEDIANNGANLYENDLISLFNQIPFEKVFQHVLYIQCQNERYHQNRSFITHHHMLRLFAFFTSVVKILKQGLKTYDSPRYRQLAKRLCALIRDIVQYASDQWEEFDKHQLTDKSTLMKLQLEFDYFFLRAVLCIFSSRRLGAWQYLATVPYHLISSNTLWQIFYILHTDSTQTDVHMVNMDVQDWEDKLNCPQLRKQFEEKLCNMPGDESYFLLTTFANMAMARINTDYDFVRATTIDLFQIGFLSEKTQDSCSKDAQSLLSNLTNKYPSLLSDILHKLTDNFESVGKLSLYLFTEMKQDKWIPQEQDITILSKWLHAHPLTSTENHLARLILCHLNWGYNENGSLHLPIELHRRIALLIVELAIKYVRDPPVESTSLLAEGVKQVSSMIRAQNAEQVFSLWAWEMVTRLKLHQLDQTEAISQHSLMNPADAFSYVPDMDSDPQLEVLVAGTLDKQPIACYVATVMTLWGHSVPLICLKGFSQLQILQSHYKYEQILICLHHIVPLFLDCVDSLIKNEKFISLIVSLIMADRSYMNMAKSFIATEFPGTILKHFSNMIQSHLRNYKRYSLQTPTNFVYLWLNVLVLVPDWNKDQSVMYLMDTVISASFLYAETRATVETMFQSLFSNTAPTRNAVVSFGSFLNWATGSSNSVSILGGSIQSVWVAYQVLSVEQCNREIKTGLWREILKELSAQNKISLDTAIKRACTTVKMQPFGANGLFIYRWSQQALDTPMDHPILPLLWQNFFALFLARVPSMTRVVDHGGIGERFFEGMINLSYLKKIKKRLNDTTAYFQLRGERDLDDGKPITDERRTFYLNAAKFYKTLSLWLEEPRLQEPGFYLSALPPQYMSQKLILLVQEDWVPWLEYVDYWTVQENQVTAVREWESLCHRDQETQFHNRTNTLITFLEITDPLQRIFKRFTMYEHPIPPPPVNQIKSVLNHVPTDILYNSNSTIECVKPYFKTILDYAQTYNLLISEHTAADCNFLELVPTLYRQVQKQITLHAFCDSVPTNEKRPRSVTPPTVHCAGAAVIRVKISEAHVNEAIDIMVTQNRAEYENLLLKASQPPPSKVTQACVFIDHLIAMFEHEIILSRASENTAMLYKIQESGVKLFYYLIECYTEEAAFCPPTKQLITTCLERLGQLFISGEESQGPQLLSTIMQRPNLGGLLGPYFTPIAGGASKFLQMYQTVVELSIGRNIDLCFVLLSKFGVGCWLNYRRPKLSERSTFIDLVSRALCNMGLNPDKEKLILHELFRNHLRLVLLHEFPEHYGEVLSVVLKNSESQNLSLDVWRDLLGTLSSKPKNSFTIQPSKVRDDIRHYAIEQKLLSRQEMFDTAILLSRHFMQERLQYGLYGLYPKYRVYNEPLTVFLGMVGHALVVLTLQSDRGSLGVQLCEKIWPVLSDMYSPWITPYWTRNLKEPTAAWIQQLTDDRSVLLPWIITDGPHAQKIVAMFVECIRFIIDTLPTSSKILSFVWQFYVTNFAHASVKDYILNVIHGNFLSLPWDHFYPGINDIELMVKVIDQYLPESHLFLGSIFTSVNWTTWMNEFVATQPLPIAARIHVCLLNLLVKLSTEPNVRQNDKASQLINETEKFSWHLLDAMAYDPVINWHVMSCDPRVVLTMDNDQCHPIDIAVNNLLKVSAEYSPFVTHFHVTTLKKKQMYVRASVKLLINCTTRHKSLLSTSPKLFTNTLLKMLDDMEAVIMNTVPEPQQTAEAGLLITELFHTINQSETLMEYLRTSCALWLQKRTASNPILIAVLRVMNTTITSPSILGELMEAALEAYFKFNVSEETQSTWASVLTILQPTISRKPPLDTVLVSEVRILTLYSVLLKQLPLCQDIKEEGEYLLNLVNWISAMRPTDTNEEKLPLLWAKTCELVYRQCQYNENNVIAVKALKGLARVLLTIADDGGQSWGILGAIGFKKGSQLSVRCKFLSRAIGVYCLAQLPESKSEQQLVRFSPHSPGVAPVRTADPDSMDIRPSAEAIKAMQTLERLSLNKQYVELKGDIERSIRLIRDSGNSIHNAVTVIGVLTMELYNQRYLHVLMD from the exons ATGGAATTGGTAAAGCGAGAG AAAAAGgtaaagaaaattaaacaattaacTATAGACGATGACATACCAGAAGCTCCAACATTGGAAGGATTCGAATGTTTACTAGGAGAATCGCCCACAAATTATCCAAAGGGCGAAGGCATTGAAAATATGGAAAGTGAATTGCATTTTGCTGCAAATGACTCGGAAACGTACGACCAAGAAAATTCTGCACTGACAGTAGAATGTAATTTACAAGTAGCACTCAACGAG gACATAATTATTGCTTCTGCGCCATTGGAAGtcaacataaataaaaataaagaagaaactAAGACATCAATATCTAcagtaaaattagaaaatatcacATCTCAGTCCCAGTTAGATAATAACGAAGCTGCAACATCTGATTTATCAAAATCTACATTGACTACATCGAATTTGAAGAGTGTTGACCATGGTAATCAAACGAGAGAGGAAACGAAATTGTTAACCGACACTGTGGACAGCGCACAGATTACTTCAGATGAAGTTAAACCATTCACTGCAAGTCAGTTAGCATCGTTGTACGATAATCAGGAATTAGGATTGGTCGATATGTTTATCTCAGAATTTATAGAGGCTCAACTTAAAAGTAACGCGATCAGACAACAGCACAGATTACACGAACTCTTAATGAAATATCTCCGTGTGAGAAACCATTTGATTGTCAACTCGCACGAATTGTCAACGCTAAAGAAAAAATGCAGAGAAACACAAAAACAATTATGGTGTATAAACACATCCCATGTTATAATAGCAGGGGAATGTCAGGATGGAAATCCAGTTAATGCTACGCACGAATATCCAACCTCGCATTTCAATAAGCAAGCATTGCAGTCTCTGTCTCGAACTTTGACAACCATAAAAGAAATGTTGTACAATACGCAAGCATTATACTCTTACGAAGCAGAATTATTAAGATTGCAAATTGAGCATTATGTTCAGAGCGTGTGTGTCTCTTGCAGGGAGTTcacaaatatttctcagaatGCACCTGTCAGCTTAGCGACAGTGCAGACACCTTCGCCGATAATACCGCAGTTAGTGGAGATCAGAATGTGCATAACCACATTGttctattttcaaagaaaattattaaaagacagAAAGTTTGTGATAGACACTAGGCAGTGGCTTACCAAGTTGATAGCAATTTTGCTGAGAGTAGCAAACTGGCAGGATCACTTGTTTTTATTAAATCATATCCTGAGATGTCCTGGTGGTGTGATGAACTGGGCTCGTAGTTATGTACAGATCCCAGCACCACGAGAGTGTAGTAAATCAAATGCATCTCCGTTAAATGATCCATATCTGGATCATATAGTGGCTACTTTGGCTGttattctattgccaataaaagAACGAGATACATTTCTTGAACAG GTGCAAAATTCATTACAAGATACAGAATATACTCCTGACGATACAGTTTGGGTATTACTAGATCAAGAAGGCGAGGAAGATGAAGATATAGCCAATAATGGTGCAAACCTTTATGAGAACGATCTTATTTCACTGTTCAATCAAATTCCTTTTGAAAAAGTGTTTCAACACGTACTGTACATACAGTGTCAGAACGAAAGATACCATCAAAACAGAAGCTTCATCACTCATCATCACATGTTGCGGCTGTTTGCATTTTTCACAAGTGTCGTTAAAATTCTGAAGCAAGGTTTGAAGACGTATGATTCTCCAAGATATAGACAATTAGCCAAACGGCTTTGCGCGCTAATTAGAGACATTGTGCAATATGCCAGCGACCAATGGGAGGAATTTGACAAACACCAG CTTACCGATAAATCGACACTAATGAAACTACAATTGGAGTTCGACTATTTCTTTTTGAGAGCAGTTCTTTGCATATTTTCGTCGCGTCGCCTAGGCGCATGGCAATATCTAGCCACTGTTCCATATCATTTAATATCATCGAACACTTTGTggcaaattttttatattctgcACACTGATTCAACGCAAACCGATGTTCACATGGTCAATATGGATGTACAAG ATTGGGAGGATAAGCTAAACTGTCCACAACTTCGAAAACAATTCGAAGAAAAATTATGCAACATGCCAGGAGATGAATCGTACTTCCTCTTAACTACTTTTGCCAATATGGCTATGGCAAGGATTAATACAGACTACGACTTTGTTAGAGCAACAACTATCGATTTGTTTCAA ATTGGATTCCTGAGTGAAAAGACGCAGGATTCCTGCTCGAAGGATGCGCAATCCCTTTTATCAAATTTAACAAACAAATATCCATCTCTTCTGTCAGATATCTTGCACAAATTAACAGATAACTTTGAATCCGTCGGGAAG tTGAGCTTATATTTATTCACCGAGATGAAACAAGACAAGTGGATTCCACAGGAACAGGATATAACCATTCTCTCTAAATGGTTACATGCACATCCATTAACATCAACTGAGAACCACTTGGCTCGATTAATTCTTTGCCATTTGAATTGGGGCTACAACGA AAATGGTAGTTTACATCTTCCAATCGAATTACATAGACGCATAGCATTGTTAATTGTTGAGCTTGCGATTAAGTATGTGCGTGATCCTCCAGTCGAAAGTACATCTTTATTGGCAGAAGGTGTTAAACAG GTCTCATCGATGATAAGAGCACAGAACGCCGAACAAGTTTTTTCACTATGGGCATGGGAAATGGTTACCAGACTGAAATTACACCAACTCGATCAAACCGAAGCAATCTCTCAACACTCGTTAATGAATCCAGCAGACGCGTTTTCCTACGTACCTGACATGGATTCTGATCCACAATTGGAAGTTCTGGTGGCTGGCACCCTTGACAAACAACCGATCGCGTGCTACGTGGCCACAGTTATGACATTATGGGGCCATTCGGTGCCTCTGATATGTTTGAAAGGTTTCAGTCAGTTGCAAATATTACAGTCTCACTATAAATACGAACAAATACTAATATGCTTACATCATATCGTACCATTGTTCTTGGACTGCGTTGACTCGTTgatcaaaaatgaaaaatttattagtcTAATCGTCTCTTTAATTATGGCTGATAGATCCTACATGAACATGGCAAAAAGTTTTATAGCCACAGAATTTCCTGGAACGATACTAAAACACTTCTCAAATATGATTCAATCTCATTTGCGTAACTATAAAAG ATATTCTCTGCAAACTCCAACAAACTTCGTGTATTTGTGGTTGAATGTGCTCGTGCTCGTACCAGATTGGAACAAAGACCAAAGTGTAATGTACTTGATGGATACTGTAATTAGTGCCTCATTTTTGTACGCTGAAACGAGAGCAACAGTGGAAACCATGTTCCAGAGTCTTTTCTCC AACACAGCACCCACTCGGAACGCGGTGGTATCGTTCGGATCATTTTTAAATTGGGCGACTGGCTCTTCGAATTCAGTTAGCATTTTAGGTGGTTCTATACAATCAGTTTGGGTCGCATATCAAGTGTTGTCAGTCGAACAATGCAACAGAGAAATTAAAACTGGTCTGTGGCGTGAAATTCTAAAGGAGCTATcggcacaaaataaaatatcattAGACACAGCCATTAAG AGAGCTTGTACAACTGTCAAAATGCAACCGTTTGGTGCCAATGGACTTTTCATATATCGTTGGTCTCAACAAGCATTGGACACTCCCATGGACCATCCGATTCTTCCCCTTTTGTGGCAAAACTTCTTCGCTTTGTTTCTTGCAAGGGTTCCATCAATGACAAG AGTTGTTGACCACGGGGGGATTGGTGAAAGATTTTTCGAAGGCATGATTAATTTAAGTTAtttgaagaaaataaaaaagcgATTGAACGACACTACTGCGTACTTCCAgctgagaggagagagagatttAGATGATGGCAAACCGATTACAGATGAGAGACGGACGTTTTATCTCAATGCAGCAAA GTTTTACAAAACACTGAGTTTATGGCTGGAGGAACCAAGGCTACAGGAACCAGGCTTTTACCTGTCAGCTTTGCCTCCACAATACATGTcgcagaaattaattttactagTACAGGAGGACTGG gTACCGTGGTTAGAATACGTCGACTACTGGACAGTTCAGGAAAATCAAGTAACGGCGGTTCGCGAGTGGGAAAGCTTATGTCACAGAGATCAGGAAACTCAATTCCATAACAGAACAAACACGTTGATCACATTTTTAGAAATAACTGATCcgttgcagagaatttttaaaaGATTTACCATGTACGAACATCCTATTCCTCCGCCGCCCGTTAACCAAATTAAAAGCGTTTTGAACCACGTACCGACGGATATTTTGTACAATTCCAATTCAACCATTGAGTGTGTCAAGCCGTACTTTAAAACCATATTGGATTACGCTCAAACatataatttgttgatttcTGAGCACACGGCCGCAGATTGTAATTTTCTGGAGTTAGTGCCTACACTCTATCGACAGGTCCAAAAGCAAATAACACTGCACGCATTTTGCGATTCGGTGCCAACGAATGAAAAACGACCTAGATCTGTAACACCACCTACTGTCCATTGTGCTGGTGCAGCAGTAATTAGAGTTAAG ATATCGGAAGCACATGTGAATGAAGCCATCGACATCATGGTAACTCAGAACAGAGCAGAATATGAAAACTTATTGCTAAAGGCTAGTCAACCACCACCTAGTAAAGTCACTCAAGCATGTGTATTTATAGACCATTTAATTGC AATGTTTGAGCATGAAATAATTTTAAGCCGGGCCAGCGAGAACACTGCAATGTTGTACAAAATTCAAGAGAGCGGAGTTAAACTGTTTTATTACCTCATAGAATGTTACACGGAGGAAGCAGCATTCTGTCCACCAACGAAACAGCTTATTACAACTTGTTTGGAAAGATTAGGGCAG ttatttATCAGCGGTGAGGAAAGTCAAGGTCCACAATTATTAAGTACTATAATGCAGAGACCAAACCTTGGTGGTTTACTTGGACCATACTTTACACCTATTGCTGGCGGAGCATCAAAGTTTTTACAAATGTACCAAACAGTTGTTGAACTGTCAATCGGAAGAAATATTGACCTATGTTTTGTATTATTGTCAAAG TTTGGCGTAGGATGCTGGCTGAATTACAGACGTCCGAAGCTGAGCGAACGATCAACATTCATAGATCTGGTGTCTAGAGCTTTGTGTAATATGGGCCTTAatcctgataaagaaaaattaatattacacGAG CTGTTTAGAAACCATTTACGGCTAGTATTACTACATGAATTCCCAGAACACTACGGTGAAGTTTTAAGTGTTGTACTGAAGAACAGTGAAAGCCAAAATTTGTCATTAGATGTTTGGCGAGATTTATTGGGGACTCTCAGTAGCAAACcaaaaaattcatttaccaTTCAACCATCTAAAGTCAGGGATGATATTCGCCACTATGCTATTGAACAAAAGTTACTCTCTAGACAGGAG ATGTTCGATACAGCTATATTATTAAGCAGACACTTTATGCAAGAGCGTTTACAATATGGTTTGTACGGATTGTATCCAAAGTACAGAGTTTACAACGAACCATTGACTGTATTTCTTGGCATGGTAGGGCATGCTCTCGTTGTGCTTACTCTTCAGTCCGATAGAGGTTCTTTGGGAGTTCAAT TGTGTGAAAAGATATGGCCTGTGTTAAGTGATATGTACTCACCGTGGATTACGCCATACTGGACACGAAATTTAAAAGAACCAACAGCAGCGTGGATCCAGCAGCTCACAGACGATAGATCTGTTTTATTACCATGGATCATTACAGATGGTCCTCATGCCCAGAAAATTGTAGCAATGTTTGTTGAATGTATTCGTTTCATTATCGACACACTGCCAACGTCCAGCAAGATTCTAAGCTTTGTCTGGCAGTTTTATGTTACCAATTTTGCACATGCTTCAGTTAAGGACTACATACTGAATGTTATTCATGGAAACTTTTTATCATTACCGTGGGACCATTTTTATCCAGGAATAAATGACATAGAGCTGATGGTAAAGGTTATTGATCAATACTTACCAGAGAGCCATTTATTCCTTGGGAGCATATTCACATCTGTAAATTGGACGACTTGGATGAATGAGTTTGTGGCGACTCAACCGCTGCCAATCGCAGCAAGAATTCATGTttgtttgttaaatttattggtTAAATTGTCCACCGAACCAAATGTTAGACAG AATGACAAAGCAAGTCAATTAATTAATGAAACTGAAAAGTTTTCGTGGCATTTACTGGATGCAATGGCATACGATCCGGTAATTAATTGGCACGTCATGAGTTGTGATCCAAGAGTCGTTCTTACTATGGATAATGACCAGTGTCACCCCATAGATATCGCTGTAAACAA TCTGTTAAAGGTGTCAGCAGAGTACAGTCCCTTTGTAACTCATTTCCATGTGACTACTCTAAAAAAGAAACAGATGTATGTTCGTGCATCGGTAAAGTTATTGATTAATTGTACGACGCGACACAAATCTTTGTTGTCTACGAGTCCAAAATTATTTACTAATACGTTGCTGAAAATGCTGGATGACATGGAAGCTGTTATAATGAACA CTGTTCCGGAGCCACAACAAACTGCAGAGGCTGGATTGCTGATAACAGAGTTGTTTCACACTATAAATCAGAGCGAGACTCTGATGGAGTATCTGCGCACCAGTTGTGCTTTGTGGCTGCAGAAAAGGACAGCTTCCAATCCAATTCTCATAGCTGTGCTCAGAGTTATGAATACAACAATTACTTCCCCATCCATACTTGGAGAATTAATGGAAGCTGCTTTGGAAGCTTATTTCAAATTTAATG taTCCGAGGAAACGCAGTCAACGTGGGCTTCAGTTTTGACTATTCTGCAACCAACGATATCTCGGAAGCCACCACTGGACACAGTGCTGGTTTCAGAAGTGAGGATCCTTACATTGTACTCTGTTTTACTTAAGCAACTACCATTATGCCAGGACATCAAAGAAGAAGGGGAATATCTCCTGAATCTAGTCAACTGGATTTCTGCTATGCGGCCAAC GGATACCAATGAGGAAAAACTCCCACTGCTGTGGGCGAAAACCTGCGAATTGGTATACAGACAATGTCAGTACAATGAAAATAATGTTATTGCTGTTAAAGCTCTTAAAGGTTTAGCACGTGTGTTGTTAACAATAGCCGATGACGGTGGGCAAAGTTGGGGTATCTTGGGAGCTATTGGATTTAAAAAGGGATCTCAACTATCTGTTAG ATGCAAATTTTTGAGTCGGGCAATAGGTGTGTACTGTTTAGCACAATTGCCTGAATCAAAGTCAGAGCAACAATTGGTGAGGTTCAGTCCTCACTCACCTGGAGTGGCACCGGTAAGGACAGCAGATCCAGATTCAATGGACATTCGACCCAGTGCAGAAGCTATTAAAGCGATGCAAACTTTAGAGAGGCTCTCGTTAAACAAACAATACGTAGAATTGAAAGGAGACATAGAACGCTCGATCAGATTGATACGAGACTCTGGCAACTCGATACACAATGCAGTAACGGTTATAGGTGTACTAACAATGGAACTTTACAATCAAAGATATTTACACGTTCTGATGGATTAA